Proteins from a single region of Schistocerca gregaria isolate iqSchGreg1 chromosome 3, iqSchGreg1.2, whole genome shotgun sequence:
- the LOC126355412 gene encoding uncharacterized protein LOC126355412 — MPLGLRRRRDRFLRSVRDETLSAASLITFDTISQTQAPSPLEQVSTEEASVQPLRNVPQNGRDYTNSVSGGSGEVFRRQKPPVEPVHAADGDITGTGLRAADRPKSLVNGNRTAGDVYSEGSSDRGMSTSAPDDDNAQSIKTSPTTQDAGGNVKSTIITSRLANLNPNKTFGSTNYTNLKQDKGEFDEYFEANTPSLSSQNSLTYATPRQQKENFSSTSNYDNLNEITTTASEDMGTQGTLSVGTTPSTTVSNRLSAQSKSAGLGSFPSRSTYLRRFNNKDISLFSLIAESADSSLQKADLSDVEAPAEIRGGGSVNEKYVSTTSRASERATIDRKLAKHHKLTAQLPNKVSDEVTAATPAALTIRPSSAVNEHLPSIREYLSNEGMQNDGPAMAITPATGKDAITDSLRTALKSKKPLLYNNERSAGSSRLTVTTPVTPVLSVMLNKEVTSTVEKWSVTSAPSTRERMSVSVPPLESERLLPEETGSKYRTTEDVYTASTADLSVVSAETENEFEFKPTDANLDDDSNETLITAGGNTSAAKSGGGASGNDSVSGWPVKLSAVVEGELVLGGLMMVHERSDTVTCGPVMPQGGVQALETMLYTLDRINAPPSLLPNVTIGAHILDDCDKDTYGLEMAVDFIKGRCPTCA; from the coding sequence ATGCCTCTTGGCCTAAGGCGGCGCCGTGATCGGTTTCTTCGTAGCGTAAGAGATGAAACATTGTCTGCAGCAAGCCTCATCACCTTCGATACCATATCGCAGACTCAGGCGCCTTCCCCGTTGGAACAGGTGTCAACAGAGGAGGCCTCAGTTCAGCCGCTACGCAATGTGCCACAAAATGGACGGGATTATACGAATAGTGTCTCTGGTGGGTCGGGCGAAGTGTTCCGCCGGCAGAAACCGCCGGTGGAGCCTGTGCACGCGGCTGATGGGGATATTACGGGGACCGGTTTACGCGCCGCAGATCGCCCCAAGAGCCTCGTAAACGGCAACCGCACCGCCGGGGATGTCTATAGCGAAGGAAGCAGTGACCGCGGGATGTCGACGTCTGCGCCCGACGACGATAACGCACAAAGTATCAAAACTTCTCCTACCACCCAAGACGCCGGAGGTAACGTAAAAAGCACAATCATTACGTCGCGCCTAGCCAACCTCAACCCTAATAAGACTTTTGGCAGCACTAATTATACCAACCTCAAGCAAGACAAAGGAGAATTCGACGAATATTTCGAAGCGAACACACCATCTTTATCAAGTCAAAATTCGCTTACATACGCGACGCCTCGGCAGCAAAAGGAAAACTTCAGTAGTACGTCCAACTACGATAACCTCAATGAAATAACAACGACCGCAAGTGAAGATATGGGCACACAAGGTACTCTGTCTGTCGGTACCACACCCAGTACGACTGTTTCGAATCGTTTGAGTGCCCAGTCCAAAAGTGCTGGATTAGGAAGTTTTCCAAGTAGGTCGACATATTTACGTCGATTTAATAACAAGGACATATCACTGTTCAGCCTTATCGCAGAATCTGCAGATTCATCGTTACAAAAGGCAGACTTGAGTGACGTCGAGGCGCCTGCAGAAATTAGAGGCGGTGGTAGTGTTAACGAGAAATACGTCAGCACTACCTCAAGAGCAAGTGAGAGAGCAACGATTGACCGTAAGTTGGCGAAACATCACAAGCTTACCGCTCAGTTGCCCAACAAGGTATCGGACGAAGTAACAGCAGCAACACCCGCAGCACTTACCATACGTCCTAGCAGTGCTGTGAACGAGCATTTACCAAGTATACGAGAGTATCTATCGAATGAAGGTATGCAAAACGACGGTCCCGCAATGGCGATAACACCAGCTACAGGTAAAGATGCGATAACGGATTCTCTAAGAACTGCGTTGAAGTCCAAGAAACCATTATTGTACAATAACGAGCGTTCCGCAGGAAGTAGTAGACTTACTGTCACGACACCAGTAACGCCAGTTTTAAGCGTGATGCTAAATAAAGAGGTGACAAGTACAGTCGAAAAGTGGTCTGTTACATCAGCGCCTAGTACACGGGAACGTATGTCGGTGAGTGTTCCACCACTTGAATCTGAAAGACTCTTGCCCGAAGAGACTGGCAGTAAATACCGTACGACGGAGGATGTTTACACGGCTAGTACGGCGGATTTGTCAGTAGTCAGTGCGGAAACGGAGAATGAGTTTGAGTTTAAGCCAACGGATGCTAATCTGGATGACGACTCGAACGAAACTCTAATAACGGCCGGCGGTAACACGAGCGCAGCGAAATCGGGCGGGGGCGCGTCGGGGAACGACTCGGTGTCGGGGTGGCCGGTGAAGCTGTCGGCGGTGGTCGAGGGCGAGCTGGTGCTGGGCGGGCTGATGATGGTGCACGAGCGCTCCGACACGGTGACGTGCGGGCCCGTGATGCCGCAGGGCGGCGTGCAGGCGCTCGAGACCATGCTCTACACGCTCGACAGGATCAACGCGCCGCCCTCGCTGCTGCCCAACGTCACCATCGGCGCGCACATACTCGACGACTGCGACAAGGACACGTACGGGTTGGAGATGGCCGTCGACTTCATCAAAGGTAGGTGCCCAACTTGTGCTTGA